CCTCGAGCGCCGTGCCGTGGCTGCTCGTGCTCTTCGGCGGCGGCCTCGTCGTCGGCAACTGGATCGGCGGACGCCTCGCCGACCGCTCGATCGACGGCACCCTGCTCGGCTTCATCTCCGCACTGCTGGTCGTGCTCGCCCTCTTCGCCTGGCTCGCCCCGAACCCGGTCGCCACGATCCTGCTCCTGACGGCCATGGGCGGCTTCGGGTTCGGCACGGTGCCCGCCCTGCAGAGCCGCGTGATGCGGTACGCCGACGGCGCCCCGACCCTCGCCTCCGGGGCGAACATCGCCGCCTTCAACCTCGGCAACGCGCTCGGGGCCTGGACCGGTGGCCTCACGATCGCGGCCGGCCTCGGCTACACCTCGCCGATCTGGGTCGGCGCGGTCATCACCGCCGCCGCCCTCGCCGTCATGATCGTCGCCGCCGTCACCGCGCGACGACTCCCCCGAGCGGATGCCTCGGGCCTCACCCGCCTCGACACGTCCTCCACCGCGGCATCCGCCGTCTGACCCTCGACCACCCTCCACCATCTGAAAGCGAGACCATGACCGACCTCACCACCGTGCCCGCCGTCACCCTCAACAACGGCGTACGCATGCCCCAGCTCGGCTTCGGCGTCTACCAGGTGCCCGACGACGAGACGACCGCCGCAGTCACGGCCGCCCTCGACGCCGGCTACCGCAGCATCGACACCGCCGCGATCTACGGCAACGAGTCGGGCGTCGGCCGCGCCATCGCCGCTTCGAGCGTGCCCCGCGACGAGCTCTTCATCACGACCAAGGTCTGGAACGCCGACCAGGGCTACGACTCGACGCTGCGCGCGTTCGACGACAGTCTCGCCAAGCTCGGGCTCGAGCGGCTCGACCTCTCGCTGATCCACTGGCCGACGCCGGATCGCGGGCTCTACCTCGACACCTGGCGCGCCCTGGAACGGCTCCACTCCGAGGGGCGCGTGCGCGCGATCGGCGTCTCGAACTTCGAGCCCGAACACCTCGAACGACTCGTCGGCGCGACGACGGTCGTTCCGGCGGTCAACCAGGTCGAACTGCATCCCGCACTGCAGAATCGCGCCACGATCGCGGCGAACGAGCGGCACGGCATCGTCACCGAGGCGTGGAGCCCGCTCGCGCAGGGCGCCGTGCTCGGCGAGGCATCCGTCATCGACATCGCAGCACGCCACGACGCGACGCCCGCGCAGGTCGTGCTGCGCTGGCACCTGCAGCAGGGCCGCGTCGTGATCCCGAAGTCGGTCACGCCGAGTCGCATCGCCGAGAACCTCGACGTGTTCGGCTTCGAGCTGACCGCCGACGAGTTGACCGCGATCGACGCGCTCGAGCGCGACGGCCGCACGGGCCCGCACCCCGCGGACTTCAACGTCGCCTGAGCCGAGCCTCCCGGCATCAATCAACGAAAGGAAATCACGAATGAGCAACATCCTCATGATCGTCACCGGCGCGAACTCGCTCACGATGAAGGACGGCTCGCAGCATCCGACCGGATTCTGGGCCGAAGAGCTCGTGACCGCGCACCGCGACCTCGTGGCAGCCGGACACTCCATCGTCATCGCGACGCCGGGTGGAGTCACCCCGACCGTCGACCGCGGAAGCCTCGACCCGTCGCAGGCCGGCGGCGATGCGCAGGCCCGCGAACTCGCCGAGTACCTCGACTCGATCGCCGGCGACCTCTCGGCAGCCGTTCCCGTCGCCGACGTCGATGCCGGCGACTACGACGCGATCGTGCTGCCAGGCGGCCATGGGCCGATGGCCGACCTCGCCTTCGACGCGAACGTCGGCCGGTTGCTCATCGCGGCGGACGCGGGCGGCGCGATCATCGCACCGTTCTGCCACGGCCCCGCCGCGCTGCTCTCGGCGAAGCTCGCCGACGGCACGAACGCGTTCGCCGGCCGCACCCTCACGGTCTTCACCGACGAGGAGGAGCGCACCGGCGGCACCGGCGAGAACACACCGTGGTGGGTCGAGTCGGCTCTTCGCGACGCCGGGGCCGTCATCGACTCGGCCGCCTCGTGGAGCGATCACGTGGTCGTCGACGGCAATCTGGTCACCGGTCAGAACCCGCAGTCGAGCGCCTCGGTCGCGCGCCGGGTCATCAACGCCCTGGCGAGGTAGCAGCCACGAAGCTCGGGAGGAGGACACGCGATCGGGAGGAACGCTGCGCGAGCAGACGTCCTCCCGATCGTGCGATCCTCCCGAACGGCGGATCGATCAGTCGAAGAGCTCGGAGAGCCAGCTCTCCTTCTTCTTCTTGCGGTAGTTGCCCTGGTCGCCCTGGCCGCGGTTGTCATAGCCACGGTTGTCGTACCCGCGGTTGTCGTAGGGCTGCTGCTGGTACGAGGGCTGGCCGTAGGCCGGCGGCTGCGGCTGCGCCGGAGGCGCGGGCGCGGCCGGAGCGCTCGCGGCGGGCGCGGCGAACTCGCGGGCGGCACGCTCGACGATCTTGTCGAGCTCGCCCCGGTCGAGCCACACACCTCGACAGGTGGGGCAGTAGTCGATCTCGATGCCGCTGCGCTCGCTCATCACGAGCACGGTTCCGTCACTGGGGCACTGCATTGGGGGCTCCTTCTTCGGGGCCGACCGGGATCGATCGGAGTGGGTTCGACATCTCCGACCCTAGGGAACGAAGCTTTGAAGACACCCGGATGCCGCGGCGGCCGTGACCGGGTCGACCGCGCCGGAAATGCACAGAGCGGATGCCGCGGCGCCTGCCTCACGAAGAGGCGGCTGCTGCGACATCCGCTCGTGGATCAGGTGCCGACGCGCTCAGCGCACCGGCACCCGATCGAAAGGGATGCGAGAACTTACGAAATGACCGTGATGTTCTCAGCCTGCAGGCCCTTGGGGCCGCGGGCGGTCTCGAATTCGACCTTCTGGTTCTCCTCGAGCGAGCGGTAGCCGCCCGATGCGATCGCGCTGAAGTGCGCGAAGACGTCGGCCGAGCCGTCGTCAGGAGCGATGAAGCCGAAGCCCTTGTCGGCGTTGAACCACTTGACGGTTCCGGTAGCCATATTCTTTTCCTTCTGTAAAGCCGAGCCGCCGAAGCGGCTGCGACGTGCACGACCTCAGGTCGTGCAGGGTTCCGACGGCGACGTCCGCCGCCGGAAGTTCGTGGTGCGAGCAAGTCGCACGGAGTCGGCAGCCTGGCATGCGGCCGTGGTGGCCAGCGTGCGAGACGCCGCGATGAGAGAGTTGCGGGAGGAATCAGTGCGGGGCTTCGTCGCCTGCATCGCACCGAGTGCTTCGGCGTGAAAGATGTTGCTTCGTCCCGACTGTCGTCGACTTCCCAGTCGTGTCATGTGGGGAGAGAACCCCACTGCAGATGACTCGACTCTAGTCGCTTCTCATGTGCAAGCGCTGGGAAACTCTCGAAACCCGCTTTCGCGGGTATGACGAACGCCCCCGCAGCCTGCGCTGCGGGGGCGTTCACGTGGTGCTTGCCGAGGCCTAGAGGCCGCGGATGTTCTCGGCCTGCAGACCCTTCGGGCCCTGTGCGACCTCGAATTCGACCTTCTGGCCCTCTTCGAGCGAACGGTAGCCGTTGCCCGAGATGGCGCTGAAGTGCGCGAAGACGTCGGCCGAGCCGTCGTCGGGAGCGATGAAGCCGAAGCCCTTTTCGGCGTTGAACCACTTGACGGTTCCGGTTGCCATACTGCTGTCCTTCTGTCCTATGGGCTGCTGGTGCGGCCCGATGCGATCGACGGTCGATCGCTGCCCCGCGCGGCGGGTTGCCGACGGAGCGGGGGCGAGGGGCGGGAGTGCGCTCAGGCATCCGCCGTCTCGTATCGGGTCATGCCACGCGGATCGGTCCGCCTCCGGGCAATCAGGTGGAGGCACGGGCAGGCGCCCGCTTGATGGAGGAATCAGTGAACATACCCTATCGGGTGACGTTCAGCTTCACACGCTACGCGACCGAATCGTGACCTGGGAAGACCTTCGACCGAATTCGTGGCGATCGACGCGAATTCGGCAGGGTGCCAGCGCACTTGCAGCGAATGGGTGGAGAATCGGGGCATGAACCGCCGCCCCCTCGGTCTCGTCGCTGCTGCGTACGCAGCCGTCGTACTGTGGGCGACCATCGGTCCGGCCCCGTGGCGCACGGCGGGCAACCAGGTCGACGGCGGCATCCTGAATCCCGAGGCGTGGACGGCTCCCGTCACCTGGACGACCGGGTACATCGCCGAGATCGCCTTCAACGTGGCGATCTTCGTGCCCGTCGGCGTGCTGGCCGCGCTGCTGACCCCGCGTCGCCGGTGGCCCCTCGCCATGCTCGCGGGGTTCGGCTTCACCGTCTTCATCGAACTCGTGCAGGTGCCCGAACCCACTCGCATCTCCGATCCGCGCGACCTCGTGATGAACACGACGGGCGCCGTGCTCGGCGTGCTGATCGTCGTCTTCGCCCGGGGCGTGCGACAGGCTGGTCTCGTCGCGGCGGCGCTGGTCGAGCAGGTCGCCGTCTCGCCGGCGGATGCCTCGGTGCACGCCGCCCCCGTCGACGTGACCGTCGCGGACTCCGAGCCGGTCGGCGCCCTCGCGGCAGCGCACGTCGACCGGGCCGCGTAGCCGCACGACATGCCCCGCTCTCGACCCGGTGCGCCAGTACAGTAGGCGGGTGACTTCAGCCGACTCCTCCTCCGCCGAGACCGCTCGACGTGCCGGATGGGCGCGCCTCGCCGTCATCGGCGCGGTCGGCGGACTGCTCTCGGGCGCGTTCGGCGTCGGCGGCGGCATCCTCATGGTGCCGTTGTTCGTGACCTTCGCCGGCATGGATCAGCGCCGCGCCTCAGCCACCTCGCTCGCGGCGATCGTGCCGACGGCGATCGTCGGCTCCATCACCTACTTCCTGAACGGCGAGGTCGACGTCATCCTCGCCCTGTTCGTGGCCGCAGGCGGCATCATCGGCTCGTGGATCGGCGCACGGCTGCTGCGCCGACTTCCCCTCGGCTGGCTGCGCTGGATGTTCATCGCACTCCTCGTCGCCGTCGCCGTGCGCATGCTGCTCTTCGTGCCCGAGCGCGTCGCGGCGAACCTCGAGCTCGACGCGCTGACGATCATCGGCATGGTGACGCTCGGACTCGTGGTCGGCGTGGCATCCGGCCTCTTCGGCATCGGCGGGGGCCTCGTCATGGTGCCCGCGTTCATGCTCTTCTTCGGCATGGGCGACCTCGCCGCCAAGGGCACCTCGCTCGCCGTGATGATCCCCACTGCGATCAGCGGCACCGTCACCAACGCCCGCGGCGGCGTGGTCGATCTGCGGGCGGGCATCATCGCCGGCATCGCGGCGACCGCGGCGTCGTTCGGCGGGGTCGCCCTCGCGCACCTGATGTCGCCCGAGGTGTCGACATGGCTGTTCGCGACCCTCGTCGTGATCGCCGCGGTGCAGCTCTCGGTGCGCGCCGTTCGACTGCAGAAGAAGGAGAGGAGCGAACGTGTCGCTTGAAGCCGGCTGGTACGACGACGAATCGGATGCCGCGCTGCTGCGCTACTGGGACGGCACCGCCTGGACTCCGCACACGGCCGCGCGGCCCGCCGATGCGGCGCCCAACCCGCTGCCCGCAGCTGCGGCCGCGACGCCCGCGCCGGCTGCGCCGCCCGCGCCGACCGTCCCTCCGACGGCGGCGACGCCGGCCCCGGCGGGCCCTCCGATCCCCGCGTTCGGCGGTGCCCCCGCAGCCCCCGCGTTCGACGACCTCGACGAGTCGACCACGGCGCGGCCCGCACGTGCGGCCGCTCCCCTGCCGTCGGCCGTCGGAGCCGCGATGACTCAGCCGGCTCCCCCGGCACCTCCCGCATCCCCGGCGCCTCCGCTCGCCGCGCCGGCGCCCTTCCCGGCTCCGCCCGCCGCTTCGGAGTTCCCGTCGTACACACTGCCCGCCCCTCCGGGCTACTCGCTCGAGGAGCAGACGACGGCGCCGCTGCCGCCCGCATACGGCACAGCCGTGCCCGTCGCCCCGCAGTTCTCCTACGAGCCCTACCGCACCACCGGGCGCACCTTCATCGCGACGTGGTTGTTCGCGATGCTGCTCGGGTTCTGGGGCGCCGACCGCTTCTACCTCGGCAAGTTCGGCACGGCGATCGCGAAGCTCCTGACGCTCGGCGGGTTCGGCGTCTGGGTGCTCGTCGACCTCGTGCTCGTGCTCACCGGTTCGCAGCGCGACCGCGACGGGCGCGCGCTCGACGGATACGACGAGCACAAGCGCATCGCGTGGATCGTGACGGGCGGGCTCGTCGGGCTCTGGGTGCTCACGGGCATCGCGTCGGTCGTCGCCAACCTGCTCGCGCGCTGACGGGCCTCACGCCATCCCGGCGCGCAGCCGTTCGGCCTTCACCGCGAGATAGCGCTGCTCGGGGCCGTTCAGCGTGCGGCGCGCGGCTTCTGCGAACGCGAGCGACGCGGCATCCGTCGCCCCCGACAGTTCGAGCAGGTGACCGCGCACCGCCCACGTGCGATGATGCTCGGCGAGCGCGCCGCCGGCCTCCGATTCGGATGCATCGAGCGCCGCGAGCCCCGCCTGCGGGCCCTCGACCATGGCGAGCGCGACGATGCGGCCGAGCGAGACCATCGGCCCAGGTGCGAGCCGCCCGAGCAGGTCGTAGAGGCCGAGGATCTCGATCCAGTCGGTCTCCTCGGTGGAGGGCGCCTCGTCGTGCACGGCGGCGATCGCGGCCTGCAGTTGGTAGGGGCCGATCGGGGCTCGGTCGAGCACCTCGGTCACGAGCGCGACGCCCTCGTCGATCATGGCCCGGTCCCAGCGTGAGCGATCCTGTTCGTCGAGCGGCACGAGGGCACCCGCCGCGTCGGCCCGCGCGGCCCGGCGGGCGTCGGTGAGGAGCATCAGGGCGAGGAGTCCGGTCGTCTCGCCCGATGCGTCGCTGTCGGCCGCCCGCAACTGCCGGGCGAGCCGAATGGCCTCGGCCGAGAGGTCGACGCGCGCGAGTTCGTCGCCCGAGCTCGCGGTGTGCCCCTCGGTGAAGACCAGGTAGAGCACCTGGCGGAGCGCCGCGAGCCGGCTGTCGAGTTCGGTTGCCCGTGGCATCCGGAAGCCCTCGCCGCTGGCCCTGATGCGCGCCTTCGCGCGTGAGATGCGCTGCGCGACCGTGGGCTCGGGCAGCAGCAGTGCGCGACTGATCTCCGCGGTCGTGAGGCCGCCGACGGCTCGCAGCGTGAGGGCGAGCTGCGCCGGCCGGCCGAGTGCCGGATGGCAGCAGAGCAGGAAGAGGGTGAGGGTGTCGTCGACCGCGGGCACGACCGACGGCTCGGGTTCGAGCTCGACGGCGCGGGACTCGCGGCGGCGGCGCGCGGCATCCGATCGCACCTCGTCGATGTAGCGCCGTGACGCGACGCGCACGAGCCAGGCACGCGGGCTGTCGGGCACTCCGCTCGACGGCCACTGTCCGGCAGCGGCGATGAGGGCCTCCTGCATGGCGTCTTCGCACGCGGCGAAGTCGCCGTAGCGCCGCACGAGCACTGCGAGCGCCGACGGTGCGGCGGCTCGCAGCGCCCGAACGGCGTCGGCCTCGTCAGGCATCGGGCGTCACACGTCGGAGCCCGCCGCCATCTCGAGCACCGGACGTACCTCGACGAGTCCGAACTGCGCCTCGGGGAAGCGCCCGGCGATCTCGACCGCGCGCGCCTCGCTCTCGCAGTCGACGAGGTAGAAGCCGGCGAGCAGCTCCTTCGTCTCGGCGAACGGGCCGTCGCTTGCGACCGTGCCGGCGTCGCCGCTCGTGACGCGCTTGGCGAGGGAGATGTCGGCGAGCGCCTCGCTCGCCACGAACTCGCCGCTCGCCGCGAGTTCCTCGCTGATGCGCTGGTAGTAGTCGTAGCCCTCGGCCTGCTGCTCGGGGGTGAAGGTGTTCCACACGGCGCGCGACTCGGGGTTGCTGTAGATCTGGATCAGGTACTTCATCGGAATCGCTCCTTCGATCTGGGGAGGCTGAACCGCGCTCCCACCAGTATGTCGAGGCTGTGTGACGGATTTCGACAGCTTGTTCCCTCCATCCGGAAGGGGGGTTGACACCGCTCTCACGATTGAGGAGAGTTCGAGCACTGCATGGAGCTCAGTGGTCGCAATCGGGAGGGGACTGCGATGACGGCGGTAACGACCTTCGGCATCGAGGAGGAGTTCGTCTTCCTCGACCCCGTGACGATGAAGCCGGTGGATGTCGCAGCCGGTGCGTTCGAGACGCTCTCGGCCCGCCCCGCTTGGGCGCCGATCACCCATCGTGAGTTCCTCGCCTCGCAGGTCGAGCACGCCTCCACGGTGTTCACCTCGAGTGCGGCGGCGCTCGCCTCGCTCGTCGGCTTCCGGCACGAACTCGCGGAGGAGGCCCGGCGGCTCGGCGTCGTCGTCGCGAGCGTGGGAGCACCCCCCGATGCGCACGGGTTCCCGACGGTCACCGACCTGCCGCGGTATCTCAGGATCGTCGATGAGATGGGCGGCGTCATCGCCGACCACCAGATCCAAGGGCTGCACGTGCACGTCGGCGTGGTCGATCACGACGCCGGGGTGCGCGCGCTCAACGTCACGCGCAACTGGCTGCCCCTCTTCTCGGCGTTGACCGGCAACTCGCCGATCTGGCGGGGCCACGACACGGGCTTCGACAGCTGGCGCAACGTCTCCCAGCGACGCTGGACCACGACCGGCTGCCCGCCCCTGTTCCGTGACGGCGCCGACTACGACCGTCGTCTGGAACGACTCATCGGCATCGGCGGCATGCAGGACCAGGCGATCATCATGTGGAACGCGAGGCTCTCGTCGCACGTGCCGACGATCGAGGTTCGTGTGGCGGACGCACAGCTCGAGGCGTGGTCGTCGGTGCTGCTCACCGCGCTCTTCCGTGCCCTCGTCAGCTGCGTGCTCGATGACTCGCTCGGCCGCTCGGCGTCGGTGCAGCCCACTCCCGAGGCGGCACCCGACCCGGAACTCCTCAACGCCTCGCTCATGCATTCCGCGCACTTCGGTCTGAGCGGCGAAGTGCTCGACCCGGTGCTCATCGAGCTTCGGCCGGCCGCGGAGACGCTGGATCGCTGCATCCGGGTGCTGCAGCCCGCGCTCGAGGCGGCGGGAGACCTCGAACTCGCTCGCGACGGTGTCGCACGGCTCCTGCGCGACGGCACCGGAGCCGCACGGCAGCGCGCGGCATTCACTGCCGACGGCATGCCGGGTCTGCGCGAGTTGTACGAGTCGACGTTCTCAGCATCCCCCTGACAACCCCTCGGTTGTCCGTGGGCTCGCCGATACCGACGCGCCCGCGTCAGGCGTGTGGGGGCGGGTCCTCGGCGGTCGGGGCTCCGCTCTGCTGTTCCTCGATCGGCGGCTTCTTCGCAGCCCCGAATGCAAGGGCGAACGCGAGGCCGATGGCCACTCCGATGGCGATGCCGAGCGCGAGACCGATGCCCCACCCCTCGACGGACCGAGGCGGCGGCTTCGAACCCGGCGGGGTCTGGGGAGTCTCGGTCATGAAGCCATCTCACCCCACCGTGCGCGCCGCCGCCTCCACCGGGCGACGGAGATCTCCGTCAGCAGCCCGGGCCCGACGGGTTCGCGTTGCAGTCGCCGTTCGTGAGCACCGTGTCGAATTCACCGACGAGCACGCGCTGCGGATCACCCGCGACGGCCAGAGTGCCCGCGATCGAGCGCCAACCCGAGCCACCGAATCGGTACTCGGCGCGCAGCACGGCTTCGAGCGTGACGGTGTACTCGCCGGACTCGGCGTAGACGTGGCTCGTGCCGGTCGGCGTGAACTCGCGCTGCCCGAGCGCGGCCCAGGTCTCGCCGGGCGCACCACTCTCGACGACGCCGCCGTCGCTGTGCCGCCACCGGAATGCGACCGGTGTGAACCGTACGTCAGCGGGTCGGCCGAGCAGCGTGCCCGACACCACCTGAGCGGATGCCTCGGCCACGAAGTTCGCCGGAAGGTCTTCGACCGCCCAGCCGCCGGGCTCCATCTCGTTGCCCGGCTTCGCGGGAATGAATGAGGCGATGTCTCGGAGGGTGACGGTGACGGACGGGGCGGGGGCTGCAGGGTCTTCGGGAGGGGTCGGCTCTGTCGCGCACAGTGCCGCGTTCAGCGGACTGCAGTTCTCGGGCATTGTGGGTTCTTGCGCCTCGTCCGTCGGGCCATTGCTTGCCCTGGTGTCCGCCTCGTCTGGCTCCACGGCCGTGGACGGCCAGTCCGACTCACCGAATTCACCGACTCCGATGAGATCGATCTGACCAAGTTCCGTGTTGACCACGCTCGACGCACCGCAGGTCCCAGAAATGATCTGTTCCTTTGAACAACTCGATGTTGCGGCCGCTGGCATCGCATCGGCCACAACGACGGCAACGGCAACGGCAACTACAGACAGAAGTTTTCCCGTTCCCACAGCGTCCTTTCCGTCACCTTCATAGACTCGGGACGGTCGCCTTGGACAACGACCGTGTACGGGATCTTGACGATTCTGCCCTCGACGACCAACGAGGTTCCGCTGGCATCCAGCAAGTCGAGCCCGCTGATGTCATCGCACACGTACGCAGTGACAAGCGCACCGTGAGCGTCATAGTCAGCGAACTGGAGCTCCTCAACCGCGAACTCGATTGTCCCTGAGGTCCGGAGCCCTTCCACGGCAAACCGTTCGGCCGCAGAAAGCTCGTCTTCGAGCGCGGGGCCGCTGGCAACCGCCTCCAGCCGCTCAGACGATGTCCCGCTATCCGCGGTGACTTCTGCTGAAACGGCAAGAAACGAAGCGTAGGCGACCGTCAACGCCGCGAGCGCCTCCTCGTCCGACGCGAAGATCGGCTGCGAGGCATCCGCTGACGGACTCGGCGAAGGTGCCGGAACGCTGCCCGTGCACCCGCTCAGCAGCAGCATGATCGCGCCGGCTGCGGCGAGCGCGGCGCCCGCACTCCGGCGGGATCGCTGCGTCGGTCGGGAGAGGGACATGGCGAATACCCTAGGCGAGCACTCGAGCGCCGAGCGGGGTTATCCACAGCCACAGACACAGACACAGGCCTGCCCCGCGTCACCCGCGCTCACGCGCGCGCGAGGATCCCCGCGACATCCGCCCCGCGCGGCAGCACCCCGTACTGCCGCCCGCCCTCGTCGCCGAGGCGGGTGCGCACGAACGCGTCGGCCATCCCGCTGGGCGAGAACCGCAGCATGAGCGAGCCCTGCAGCACGAGGGCCAGCCGCTCGGTGAGCTCCCGTGCGAGGAGCGCGGCGCCCGCGGCATCCGTCGCCGACAGCTCGCGCACGAGCGATCGCGCCGCTTCGAGCGCATCATCGAACACGGGCGACTCCCCCGCCGCCGACCCGACCTCGGCGAAGAACGCCTCGAACGCCGCGGGTTCGCGAGTGAGCACGCGCAGCACGTCGAGCGCGATGACGTT
The sequence above is a segment of the Agromyces hippuratus genome. Coding sequences within it:
- a CDS encoding aldo/keto reductase, with translation MTDLTTVPAVTLNNGVRMPQLGFGVYQVPDDETTAAVTAALDAGYRSIDTAAIYGNESGVGRAIAASSVPRDELFITTKVWNADQGYDSTLRAFDDSLAKLGLERLDLSLIHWPTPDRGLYLDTWRALERLHSEGRVRAIGVSNFEPEHLERLVGATTVVPAVNQVELHPALQNRATIAANERHGIVTEAWSPLAQGAVLGEASVIDIAARHDATPAQVVLRWHLQQGRVVIPKSVTPSRIAENLDVFGFELTADELTAIDALERDGRTGPHPADFNVA
- a CDS encoding type 1 glutamine amidotransferase domain-containing protein; protein product: MSNILMIVTGANSLTMKDGSQHPTGFWAEELVTAHRDLVAAGHSIVIATPGGVTPTVDRGSLDPSQAGGDAQARELAEYLDSIAGDLSAAVPVADVDAGDYDAIVLPGGHGPMADLAFDANVGRLLIAADAGGAIIAPFCHGPAALLSAKLADGTNAFAGRTLTVFTDEEERTGGTGENTPWWVESALRDAGAVIDSAASWSDHVVVDGNLVTGQNPQSSASVARRVINALAR
- a CDS encoding TFIIB-type zinc ribbon-containing protein, whose amino-acid sequence is MQCPSDGTVLVMSERSGIEIDYCPTCRGVWLDRGELDKIVERAAREFAAPAASAPAAPAPPAQPQPPAYGQPSYQQQPYDNRGYDNRGYDNRGQGDQGNYRKKKKESWLSELFD
- a CDS encoding cold-shock protein produces the protein MATGTVKWFNADKGFGFIAPDDGSADVFAHFSAIASGGYRSLEENQKVEFETARGPKGLQAENITVIS
- a CDS encoding cold-shock protein — encoded protein: MATGTVKWFNAEKGFGFIAPDDGSADVFAHFSAISGNGYRSLEEGQKVEFEVAQGPKGLQAENIRGL
- a CDS encoding VanZ family protein is translated as MNRRPLGLVAAAYAAVVLWATIGPAPWRTAGNQVDGGILNPEAWTAPVTWTTGYIAEIAFNVAIFVPVGVLAALLTPRRRWPLAMLAGFGFTVFIELVQVPEPTRISDPRDLVMNTTGAVLGVLIVVFARGVRQAGLVAAALVEQVAVSPADASVHAAPVDVTVADSEPVGALAAAHVDRAA
- a CDS encoding sulfite exporter TauE/SafE family protein, translated to MTSADSSSAETARRAGWARLAVIGAVGGLLSGAFGVGGGILMVPLFVTFAGMDQRRASATSLAAIVPTAIVGSITYFLNGEVDVILALFVAAGGIIGSWIGARLLRRLPLGWLRWMFIALLVAVAVRMLLFVPERVAANLELDALTIIGMVTLGLVVGVASGLFGIGGGLVMVPAFMLFFGMGDLAAKGTSLAVMIPTAISGTVTNARGGVVDLRAGIIAGIAATAASFGGVALAHLMSPEVSTWLFATLVVIAAVQLSVRAVRLQKKERSERVA
- a CDS encoding NINE protein produces the protein MSLEAGWYDDESDAALLRYWDGTAWTPHTAARPADAAPNPLPAAAAATPAPAAPPAPTVPPTAATPAPAGPPIPAFGGAPAAPAFDDLDESTTARPARAAAPLPSAVGAAMTQPAPPAPPASPAPPLAAPAPFPAPPAASEFPSYTLPAPPGYSLEEQTTAPLPPAYGTAVPVAPQFSYEPYRTTGRTFIATWLFAMLLGFWGADRFYLGKFGTAIAKLLTLGGFGVWVLVDLVLVLTGSQRDRDGRALDGYDEHKRIAWIVTGGLVGLWVLTGIASVVANLLAR
- a CDS encoding RNA polymerase sigma factor, giving the protein MPDEADAVRALRAAAPSALAVLVRRYGDFAACEDAMQEALIAAAGQWPSSGVPDSPRAWLVRVASRRYIDEVRSDAARRRRESRAVELEPEPSVVPAVDDTLTLFLLCCHPALGRPAQLALTLRAVGGLTTAEISRALLLPEPTVAQRISRAKARIRASGEGFRMPRATELDSRLAALRQVLYLVFTEGHTASSGDELARVDLSAEAIRLARQLRAADSDASGETTGLLALMLLTDARRAARADAAGALVPLDEQDRSRWDRAMIDEGVALVTEVLDRAPIGPYQLQAAIAAVHDEAPSTEETDWIEILGLYDLLGRLAPGPMVSLGRIVALAMVEGPQAGLAALDASESEAGGALAEHHRTWAVRGHLLELSGATDAASLAFAEAARRTLNGPEQRYLAVKAERLRAGMA
- a CDS encoding YciI family protein, coding for MKYLIQIYSNPESRAVWNTFTPEQQAEGYDYYQRISEELAASGEFVASEALADISLAKRVTSGDAGTVASDGPFAETKELLAGFYLVDCESEARAVEIAGRFPEAQFGLVEVRPVLEMAAGSDV
- a CDS encoding carboxylate-amine ligase codes for the protein MTAVTTFGIEEEFVFLDPVTMKPVDVAAGAFETLSARPAWAPITHREFLASQVEHASTVFTSSAAALASLVGFRHELAEEARRLGVVVASVGAPPDAHGFPTVTDLPRYLRIVDEMGGVIADHQIQGLHVHVGVVDHDAGVRALNVTRNWLPLFSALTGNSPIWRGHDTGFDSWRNVSQRRWTTTGCPPLFRDGADYDRRLERLIGIGGMQDQAIIMWNARLSSHVPTIEVRVADAQLEAWSSVLLTALFRALVSCVLDDSLGRSASVQPTPEAAPDPELLNASLMHSAHFGLSGEVLDPVLIELRPAAETLDRCIRVLQPALEAAGDLELARDGVARLLRDGTGAARQRAAFTADGMPGLRELYESTFSASP
- a CDS encoding PKD domain-containing protein encodes the protein MPENCSPLNAALCATEPTPPEDPAAPAPSVTVTLRDIASFIPAKPGNEMEPGGWAVEDLPANFVAEASAQVVSGTLLGRPADVRFTPVAFRWRHSDGGVVESGAPGETWAALGQREFTPTGTSHVYAESGEYTVTLEAVLRAEYRFGGSGWRSIAGTLAVAGDPQRVLVGEFDTVLTNGDCNANPSGPGC